CGACCCGGATGGCGCCCTCGGCGGTCGAGGCGATGACGCCGATGGGCAGGCCGGGCGGGAAGGCGGCACCCGAGGCGGCGGTGATGACCCGGTCGCCCACCGAAATGGACGGGTTGCCGGCGACGTAATTGAGCTTGGGCCGCGCCTTGTTGTCGCCGGAAAGGATAGCGCGCGTGCGCGAGTTTTCCACCAGCACCGGGATCTTGGCGTTGATGTCGGTCAGCAGCAAAAGCCGCGACGAGCGGTCACCCACCTCGGCGATATAGCCGATCAGGGCTTCCCCCGATAGTACCGCCTGGCCCTTGCGTACGCCATCGTGCGAGCCGGCGTTGAGCAGCATGGAATGACCGAAGGCCGAGCCCAGATCGCCGATGACGCGGGCGGTGATGAAGGCGGGGTCGGGATCGGGAACCACGTTCAGGTGGTCATGCAACACGCTGTTTTCGGCATCCAGCCGCCGGGCTACCGTCTGCCAGTGTTGCAGACGCAGATTTTCCTGCTTCAGACGGGCGTTTTCGGCCCGCAGATTGGCAAGTTCGCGGATGCTTTCGCTGATTTCGGCGATGGTGGCGGCGGGGCGCGACATGGCGTCGAGCATGGGGGCGATGGCGTCGGCGACGGCAGTGCGCGTGCGTTCGATCAGGACGATGTCCGCCTTGCCCAGGATCATCAGGGCGACGGCGGCGACGACCAGGGAGACGAAGGCGAAGCGTTGGGCCAGCAGCCGCAACGTTGCCAGGCGTCCGACCGCACCGGACTGCTTCACATGATCCCCCTTTGCGCCTGAAATACGGTCGTCGGGCGCGCCGACGACCGATTGCAGGCCAGACTACTACATATTGATGTCGGAAAACTAGTACATGCTGGACAGAACGTTCTTCAGCTTGGGCATTTCCTCAAGCGCGCGGCCCGTTCCCAGGGCGACGCAGGACAGCGGATCGTCGGCGATGGACACCGGCAGGCCGGTGGCGTGACGCAACACATAGTCCAGGTTGGACAGCAGCGCACCACCGCCGGTCAGCACGATGCCCTTGTCGACGATGTCGGCGGCCAGTTCAGGGGCGGTGTGTTCGAGGGCGACCTTGACCGCCTCGATGATGGCGCCCACCGGCTCGGCCAGGGATTCGGCGATCTGGCGTTCCGAGACGATCAGTTCCTTGGGCACGCCGTTCATGAGGTCGCGGCCCTTGATCTCCATGGTGCGGCCTTCACCGTCTTCCGGCGGGCAGGCGGAGCCGATTTCCTTTTTGATGCGCTCGGACGAGCCTTCACCGATCAACAGGTTATGGTTGCGGCGGATATAGGCGATGATGGCTTCGTCCATCTTGTCGCCGCCGACGCGGACCGAGCGGGAATAGACGATGCCGCCGAGCGACAGCACCGCCACCTCGGTGGTGCCGCCGCCGATGTCGACGACCATGGATCCGGTGGGTTCGGTCACCGGCAGGCCGGCGCCGATGGCGGCGGCCATGGGTTCCTCGATCAGGAAGACCTTGCGGGCGCCGGCGCTTTCCGCCGATTCCTGAATGGCGCGGCGTTCGACGGCGGTCGAGCCCGACGGCACGCAGACGATGACCAGCGGGCTGGCGAAGGACCGGCGATTATGCACCTTGCGGATGAAGTGCTTAATCATCTCCTCGGCCACCTCGAAATCGGCGATGACGCCGTCGCGAAGCGGGCGGATGGCCTGGATGTAGCCCGGCGTGCGGCCCAGCATCATCTTGGCCTCGTCGCCGACGGCCAGAACCTTTTTCTTGCCCTTTTCCTCGGCGATGGCCACCACGGACGGTTCATTGAGAACAATGCCGCGGCCCTTCACATAGACCAGGGTGTTGGCGGTGCCAAGGTCGATGGCCATATCGGCGGAAAACCAGCCCGTCAGGTTCGGAAACATAATCCCTCGCTTGAAAAGAACACGCTATGCCGTGGTTGAGCCTGGACTTATATCAGGGCGTGACGGCGGCGGGAGCGCTTTTTTGCCGTTTCGTCAAAAGTTTGTTCAAAGCCTTCACGTAGGCTCGGGCCGAAGCCACCATGGTGTCGGTATCCGCGCCCTGGCCGTTGACGGTTTTGCCGTCTTCTTCCAACCGCACGGTCACTTCCGCTTGGGCGTCGGTTCCTTGCGTCACCGCGTGCACCTGATAGAGCAGCAGGCGCGCTTCATGCGGGCACAAGGCCTTGATGGCGTTAAAGGTGGCATCGACCGGGCCGTCGCCGGTGGCCTTCACCGATTTCAGTTCTCCGTCGATTTCCAGTTCCAGTTCCGCCTTGGGCGGGTTGTGGCGGGTGCCGCACAGCACTTCCAGCCCCTTGAAGCGGATGCGTTCGTTATCGCGGAACACCGCTTCATCGACCAGGGCGACGATGTCTTCGTCGAACACTTCCTTCTTGCGGTCGGCCACGTCCTTGAAACGGGCGAAGGCGTCCTCGATGGCGTTGTCACCAAGATCATAGCCTAATTGTTTAAGCTTATCCTTAAAGGCGGCACGACCGGAATGCTTGCCCATGACCAGACTGGAGCGGTTGAGCCCCACCGATTCCGGCGTCATGATCTCGTAGGTCTGGGCACATTTCAGCATGCCGTCCTGATGGATGCCGGATTCGTGGGCAAAGGCGTTCTTGCCGACGATGGCCTTGTTGGGCTGGACGACGAAGCCGGAGATGGCCGAGACCAGCCGCGAGACGCGGGTGATGTTCTCGGTCTTGATGCCGGTGGTATAGGGCATCAGGTCGTGGCGGGTGCGCAACGCCATGACGATTTCTTCCATGGCGGCGTTGCCGGCGCGTTCGCCCAGGCCGTTGATGGTGCATTCCACCTGCCGGGCGCCTGCGCTCAGCGTCGCCAGCGAATTGGCCACCGCCAGCCCGAGATCGTTGTGGCAATGCACCGACAAGATGGCCTTGTCGATGTTGGGGACGCGGTTGACCAGCATCTTGATCAGGGCGGCGTATTCATCCGGCACCGCATAGCCGACGGTGTCGGGGATGTTGATGGTGCGCGCGCCGGCATCAATGGCCGCCTCGACCGAACGGCACAGGAAGTCGTGTTCGGTGCGCGAGCCGTCTTCCGCCGACCATTCGACGTCGTCCACCAGATTGCGGGCGAAAGCCACCGATTCCTTGATCTTTTCCAGCACCCGCTCGGGTTCCATCTGCAACTTGAACTTCATGTGCAGCGGGCTGGTGGAAATGAAGGTGTGGATACGGTGCAAGGGCGCCAGCTTCACCGCCTCGGCGCAGCGTTCGATATCGCCACGGGCGGCGCGGGCCAAGCCGCAGATGGTGGAATTCTTCACCGCGCGGGCCACCGCCTGCACCGCCTCGAAATCGCCATTGCTGGCGATGGGGAAGCCGGCCTCGATGACGTCGACGCCCATTTCCTCCAGCGCCAGGGCGATCTTCACCTTTTCCTCGAGATTCATCGAGGCGCCGGGGGATTGTTCGCCGTCGCGCAGCGTGGTGTCGAAAATAATGACGCGGTTGTTGTCCATGGACCTGCCCAGATCAAGAGTCCCGCCCCGCTGGCGCAGACCCGGGGAGGGCGTTCGGTCACGGGAAGGACGGTTTGGATTGCGATTGTGGCAAAATTGTGGCCGCCGCACCGCAACGCGGCTATAGGAAGTCCAAGTTGAGTGTCGTTGTCAACAGGCTATCTGTCACGCCGGCAGGGTGAAGCTGAACACAGCCCCTTGATTGGGGCCGGCGGAATCGACCCAGATACGACCGCCATGGCTTTCGACGATCTTTTTGCAGATGGACAGGCCAATGCCCGAGCCGCCGCCATGTTCGTCGCGCCCGTGCAGACGCTGGAAGATACGGAAGATGCGGTCATAGAATTCGCGGCTGATGCCGATGCCGTTGTCGGACACCGATATGCACCAGGCTCCGGTTTGGCGTTGGGCGGCGATCTCGATGCAAGGGGATACGCCGGGCTGGCGGTATTTGATGGCGTTGGCGATCAGGTTCTGGAACAGGCGGACCATGTCGTCGGCACTGGCGAACAAAGTCGGCAGCGGGCCGGCGACAATGGTGGCATTTTGCTCGGCCATGGCCAGTTCCAACAGGTTTTTGGCCTGATCCAGGCATAGATTGAGGTCGACCATACCGCGCTGCGCCGACATGCGCCCGATGCGCGAATATTGTAAAAGGTCCTGGATCAGCCGATCCATGCGCTGGGCGCCGTCGCGGGCGAAAGCGATGAATTCCTTGATTTCATCGCTCAGTTCCGTGCCCATACGCCGTTCGATCAGGCCCATATAGCTGTTGATCATGCGCAACGGTTCGCGCATGTCGTGGCTGGCCACATAGGCGAATTCTTCAAGCTCGGCGTTGGATTGTTGCAGCTTTTCTTGAAACTGGCGCGATTCGGTGATGTCGATGCCCGAGGCCAAGCTGCCTGCCGGCTGGCCGTCCTGGTCGCGCAAAGGCCGCGCCACTTCGTGAATCCAGGCATAGCTGCCGTCGTTGCGGGCCAGACGGTATTCGTGCTCGCCGCCCTTGGCCAGACCCGCCCGGTCGTCGGGATGCACCGCTTCCAGCCAGCCCTGGCCCAGGGCATCGGTGGAGGGGTGGCCGGTAAAGGCGGTCCAGGTGGCGTTGACGTATTGGCACTGGCCGTTCGAGTCCTGACGGCGCACCAGGGTCGGCATTTCGTCGAGCACCTGCATATAATAGTCGCGTGCCTTCAGTACCTGTTCTTGCGCTAGTTGGTGGCTTCTCTCACGGCTGCCGCGCACCCTGACCAGGGCGACGGCGAAGGCGATGACCAACAGGGCGACCGCCACATTGCCGATCAGCCGCGGCAGAACCGGGCGCAGGATATCGGCTCGGGTGGCGCTGACGCCGATGACCAACCCCCAGGGCTCGATGGTGCGTAGCGCGATCAGCCTGACCTTGCCATCGATGCCGCCCACCCCTTCCTGGATGCTGGCCTGCTTGCCCGAAGCCAGATGGGCTACCCGCAGCGGCACCTTGGCCAGCGACCGACCGATGGGGGCGCCGTCCATGCTGGGGGCGCGGGCCAGCACGGTGTGGTCGCGGTTGGTGACGGAAATGGCGCCGCTTGCCTCGGATGGCAAGGCCGCTTCAACGATGCCGGAAAACAGGCTGGGCGACAGGGCGGAAACGAAGATGGCCTGCACTTGTCCCTTTTCGTCGCGTTTGGCGCGGGCGGCGAAGATCACAGTGCGCGACAGCAGACTGGTGACCGGTTCGGACACGAACAAGAGGTCGGAGGAAGGATTGGCGCGGAAAAAATCCAGATAGGACCGGGCCCCCACATTCTTGCCCACCAGCGAAGCGTTGGTGGAATGGGTGATGGTGCCGTCGGGGGTGGTGATGGTGATGGTCAGCGCCGCCGGTTCAAAGCGGGCGCGGGTGGTGAGAAAGCGGTTATAATCGCTGTCGCCGGGACGATAGGTGGGCTTGAACTCGGCGGCGGCATCGGCCAACAGGAAGTCCAGGGATCTGATGGTTTGCCCGACGCGGGCTTCAACCACCCGGGACAGGGCATCCAACCGCTCGACCGCTTCGCTCCGTCGATCGACCACCAGGGAATACGAGTCCCAGGCGGTCATGCCGATGACAGTGACGATGACGACCACCGCCCAGAACCAATCCGTGCCCCGTTTCGCCGCCATGGCGTCTGCTCACCTCAAAGTCACCTCACCAGGGTAGAACCTTGATCCAGGGCACACAAGGGAGACAAAAGGCGGAAAACCTAGCCGTTCAGGGCCGGCAGGATGAAGGTGAAAGTGCATCCCTGGTTGGTTCCGGCGGAATCGACCCAGATGCGACCACCATGGCTTTCAACGATCTTCTTGCAGATGGACAATCCGATGCCGGAGCCGCCGCCATGGTCGTCGCGGCCATGCAGGCGCTGGAAGATGCGGAAGACGCGATCAAAATAGGTGCGGTCGATACCGATGCCGTTGTCCTGCACCGAAAGCCGCCACGATCCGGCCTCGCGCTGGCAATCGATGCGGATTTCCGGGGCGATCCCCGGCTGCGCGTATTTGATGGCGTTGGCGATCAGGTTCTGGAACAGGCGCACCATGTCGTCATCGCTGGCATTGAGCGTGGGCAGGGCGCCGATGCACAGCCGGGCCCGGCTTTCATCGATCATCACTCCCAGATTGGACAGCGCCACCGACAGGCAATCGGCCAAATCCAGAGGCCGTCGGGCCGTGGACATGCGACCGATGCGGGAATATTGTAGAAGGTCCAGGATCAGGCGGTCCATGCGGGTGGCGCCGTCCTTGGCGAAAGCCAGGAATTCCTGGATGTCGCTTTCGACCTTGCAGCCCAGGCGGCGCTCGATCAGCCCCATATAGCTGCTGACCATGCGCAACGGCTCGCGCAGATCATGGCTGGCCACATAGGCGAACTGTTCCAATTCAGCGTTGGACTGGGTCAGCTTTTCCTGGGCTTCGCGGGTCTCGGTGACGTCCAGACAGGCGGCCAGATGACCGGCGAAGCTGCCGTCCTGGTGATGAAATGGCTGGGCCACCTCGTGCATCCAGCGATATTGGCCATCATATCGGCGCAGGCGGAATTCCTGTTCGCTGCTCTCGCGCCGGTGCAGGCGGGACGCGTTGGCGTCTTGCCATGATGCCAGATCGTCGGGATGCACCAGCGGACGCAGATCGCCGGCGGTGGCGCCGCAATAGGCTTGCAGCGTGCCGTTGGTATAATCGATACGGCCCAGGTCGTCGCAGCGCCAGATATGCACCGGCAGGTGGTCGAGAACCCGCATGTAATAATCGCGGGCCAGCGCCAGTTCGCGCTGGGTTTGCAGGCGTTGGCGTTCGCGACCGCCGAGAAAGCGGCCCAAGACCATCACTACGGCGCCGACGATGATCAGGAAGATCAAATCGGCCACCAGGGTCTTCAAAACCGGCTCGAACAAATGCTGGGCGGAAATGGTCACCACCACCACCAGATTGTGCAGGTTGGTGTCGCGGATGATCAACAGGCGCTCGAACTGGTCGGGACCGCCGCCACCTTGTAGCACCGACAATGCGTTACCGCTGGTGATATGGGCCTGGAACATGGGGGCACCGGCCAGCGAGGCGCCGGGGGTGGTGTTGGCGAGTTCCGGGCGTCGGGCCAGCACGGTGCCGTCGCGGCGCAATATGGCGATGGCGCCGCTGTCTTCTGACGGCAAGGCCGATTGCAGCAACGATCCCAGCAATTCCGGGTTGATGCCGGTCAGCACCACCGCCCGCAGACGCCCGTCGTCATGGCGGATGGCCCGGGCGGTGAAGATCACCGGGTTGTTGGCGATGCTGACCGCCGGCTTGCTGATGAACATGGAGGTGTCGTCGGGATGGGCGCGGAAATGGTGCAGGTAATCGCGCTCGCCCACATTGCGCCCGACGAGGGAAACATTGGAGGCATGGATGATTGTGCCATCCGGGCTGACCACCGAAATGGTCAGGGCATCGGTGAAGATGAAGCTGCGGCCCTTGAGTAAGCGCAGGAAACCGGAATCACCCGGCGGACGGTCGAACGGCAGTTCGTTGGCGGTTTCCCGCAGCAGCATGTCCAGAGTCTGGAAGGTCTGTTCGGTGCGGGCCTCGACCACCTTGGCCAGGGCGGTCAAGCGCTCGACCGTCTGGCGGCGGTGTTCGACATAGCTGCGCCCGATATCCCACAGCAGCACGGCCAGACACAGCAGCATGACCATCCCCAGCCATGCCCGCGTCAGCGTCATCTGCCGGCGCAAAGCCGCGATCATCGTCATTGTCTGTCGCCGATTGTTCACCCCTGACCAATGTACATGCTTGGGCGGATGATCTCCATAACCAATGGATATGGCCGTGACCCAAGAAAAAACCCCGGAAGTTTCCTTCCAGGGTTTTCTGCGTCGATACTGAAAGACCGGCCTTAGTTCTTGGCCTTGTCCACCAGCTTGTTCTTGGAAATCCACGGCATCATGCCGCGCAGGCGTTCGCCCACCTGCTCGATCGGGTGTTCAGACTGGATGCGGCGGGTGGCCTTGAAGCTGGGCTGGCCAGCCTTGCATTCCAGCATCCAATCGCGGACGAAACGGCCCTGCTGGATGTCTTCCAGCACGCGCTTCATTTCCTTCTTGGTTTCTTCGGTGATGATGCGCGGGCCGGTGACGTAATCGCCGTATTCGGCGGTGTTCGAGATCGAGTAGCGCATGTTGGCGATGCCGCCTTCATAGATCAGGTCGACGATCAGCTTGACCTCGTGCAGGCACTCGAAATAGGCCATTTCCGGGGCATAGCCGGCTTCGACCAGGGTTTCGAAACCGTACTGGATCAGCTTGGTCAAGCCGCCGCACAGGACGACCTGCTCGCCGAACAGATCGGTCTCGCATTCCTCGCGGAAATTGGTCTCGATGATGCCGGACCGACCGCCGCCGATGGCGGAGGCATAGGACAAAGCGATTTCCAGGGCGTTGCCGGTGGCGTTCTGAGCCACGGCGACCAGGCAGGGAACGCCGCCGCCCTTCAGGTATTCACCGCGCACGGTGTGGCCGGGGCCCTTGGGGGCGACCATGAACACGTCCAGGTCCGGGCGCGGCACGATCAGGCCGAAATGCACGTTGAGGCCATGGGCGAACACCAGGGCGGCGTTCTGCTTCATGTTGTCGGCCAAGTCGCGGTAGTAAAGCTCGGCCTGCAATTCGTCCGGGGTCAGGATCATGACCACGTCGGCCCAGGCGGCGGCGTCGGCCGGGGTCATGACCTTCAGGCCTTCGCCTTCGGCCTTCTTGATGGTGGCCGAGCCGGCGCGCAGCGCCACGGCCACGTCCTTGATGCCGGAATCGCGCAGGTTCAGCGCATGGGCGTGGCCCTGGCTGCCATAGCCGACCACGGCGACCTTCTTGCCCTTGATCAGATTGACGTCGGCGTCACGATCGTAATAAACGCGCATGGAAACATTCCTTCCTGACAAAACGGGAATTCGGCCCGATAGAAATCTGGGCGAAGTGTTTAAAGCGGATTGGCGCCGCGCGCAATGGCGGCGACACCGGTACGCGACACATCGACCAGACCCAGGGGCTCCATCAGCTTGATGAAGGCGTCCACCTTCTCGGTGGCCCCCACCACTTCGAAGACGAAGCTTTCGTTGGTGCTGTCGATGACGTTGGCGCGGAAGATGTCGGCGATGCGCAGGGATTCCACCCGCTTTTCACCGGTGCTCGACACCTTGACCAGGGCCAGCTCACGGCTGACATGGGGGCCATCGGTGGTCAGATCGGCCACCTTGTAGATGGGCACCAGCCGGCGCAGCTGGTTCTTGATCTGCTCGACGATCATCTGGGTGCCGCTGGTGACGATGGTGATGCGCGACAGCGCTTCCTTGGTGTCGACCTCGGCCACCGTCAGGCTTTCGATGTTGTAGCCGCGGCCCGAGAACAGGCCGATGACACGGGCCAGCACGCCCGATTCGTTGGCGACCAGCACGGCGATGGTGTGGCGCTGGATCTCTTGCTCTTTGCTCACGTTGCTGTTCCTTATGCCTTAGACCAGAACCATGCCGCCTTCGTCCGAGCCGGGCTCGACGCGGACGTTTTCCTCCGGGCCGAGCACCATTTCGTTATGGGCCATGCCGGGCATGATCATGGGGAAGCAGTTTTCAGACGCGTCGGTGCGGACATCGACGATCACCGGGCGGTCCACCGCCAGCATTTCCTTGATGACGTCGTCCACCTCACTGGGCTTGGTGGCGCGCAGGCCGACGGCGCCAAAGGCATCGGCCAGCTT
This is a stretch of genomic DNA from Magnetospirillum gryphiswaldense MSR-1 v2. It encodes these proteins:
- the mreC gene encoding rod shape-determining protein MreC, with the translated sequence MKQSGAVGRLATLRLLAQRFAFVSLVVAAVALMILGKADIVLIERTRTAVADAIAPMLDAMSRPAATIAEISESIRELANLRAENARLKQENLRLQHWQTVARRLDAENSVLHDHLNVVPDPDPAFITARVIGDLGSAFGHSMLLNAGSHDGVRKGQAVLSGEALIGYIAEVGDRSSRLLLLTDINAKIPVLVENSRTRAILSGDNKARPKLNYVAGNPSISVGDRVITAASGAAFPPGLPIGVIASTAEGAIRVEPFVRRHELEFVAVVDFGLGGILPFEKPAMPERRRRGPDSGAGN
- a CDS encoding rod shape-determining protein — encoded protein: MFPNLTGWFSADMAIDLGTANTLVYVKGRGIVLNEPSVVAIAEEKGKKKVLAVGDEAKMMLGRTPGYIQAIRPLRDGVIADFEVAEEMIKHFIRKVHNRRSFASPLVIVCVPSGSTAVERRAIQESAESAGARKVFLIEEPMAAAIGAGLPVTEPTGSMVVDIGGGTTEVAVLSLGGIVYSRSVRVGGDKMDEAIIAYIRRNHNLLIGEGSSERIKKEIGSACPPEDGEGRTMEIKGRDLMNGVPKELIVSERQIAESLAEPVGAIIEAVKVALEHTAPELAADIVDKGIVLTGGGALLSNLDYVLRHATGLPVSIADDPLSCVALGTGRALEEMPKLKNVLSSMY
- a CDS encoding 2-isopropylmalate synthase — its product is MDNNRVIIFDTTLRDGEQSPGASMNLEEKVKIALALEEMGVDVIEAGFPIASNGDFEAVQAVARAVKNSTICGLARAARGDIERCAEAVKLAPLHRIHTFISTSPLHMKFKLQMEPERVLEKIKESVAFARNLVDDVEWSAEDGSRTEHDFLCRSVEAAIDAGARTINIPDTVGYAVPDEYAALIKMLVNRVPNIDKAILSVHCHNDLGLAVANSLATLSAGARQVECTINGLGERAGNAAMEEIVMALRTRHDLMPYTTGIKTENITRVSRLVSAISGFVVQPNKAIVGKNAFAHESGIHQDGMLKCAQTYEIMTPESVGLNRSSLVMGKHSGRAAFKDKLKQLGYDLGDNAIEDAFARFKDVADRKKEVFDEDIVALVDEAVFRDNERIRFKGLEVLCGTRHNPPKAELELEIDGELKSVKATGDGPVDATFNAIKALCPHEARLLLYQVHAVTQGTDAQAEVTVRLEEDGKTVNGQGADTDTMVASARAYVKALNKLLTKRQKSAPAAVTP
- a CDS encoding ATP-binding protein, producing MAAKRGTDWFWAVVVIVTVIGMTAWDSYSLVVDRRSEAVERLDALSRVVEARVGQTIRSLDFLLADAAAEFKPTYRPGDSDYNRFLTTRARFEPAALTITITTPDGTITHSTNASLVGKNVGARSYLDFFRANPSSDLLFVSEPVTSLLSRTVIFAARAKRDEKGQVQAIFVSALSPSLFSGIVEAALPSEASGAISVTNRDHTVLARAPSMDGAPIGRSLAKVPLRVAHLASGKQASIQEGVGGIDGKVRLIALRTIEPWGLVIGVSATRADILRPVLPRLIGNVAVALLVIAFAVALVRVRGSRERSHQLAQEQVLKARDYYMQVLDEMPTLVRRQDSNGQCQYVNATWTAFTGHPSTDALGQGWLEAVHPDDRAGLAKGGEHEYRLARNDGSYAWIHEVARPLRDQDGQPAGSLASGIDITESRQFQEKLQQSNAELEEFAYVASHDMREPLRMINSYMGLIERRMGTELSDEIKEFIAFARDGAQRMDRLIQDLLQYSRIGRMSAQRGMVDLNLCLDQAKNLLELAMAEQNATIVAGPLPTLFASADDMVRLFQNLIANAIKYRQPGVSPCIEIAAQRQTGAWCISVSDNGIGISREFYDRIFRIFQRLHGRDEHGGGSGIGLSICKKIVESHGGRIWVDSAGPNQGAVFSFTLPA
- a CDS encoding ATP-binding protein, giving the protein MTMIAALRRQMTLTRAWLGMVMLLCLAVLLWDIGRSYVEHRRQTVERLTALAKVVEARTEQTFQTLDMLLRETANELPFDRPPGDSGFLRLLKGRSFIFTDALTISVVSPDGTIIHASNVSLVGRNVGERDYLHHFRAHPDDTSMFISKPAVSIANNPVIFTARAIRHDDGRLRAVVLTGINPELLGSLLQSALPSEDSGAIAILRRDGTVLARRPELANTTPGASLAGAPMFQAHITSGNALSVLQGGGGPDQFERLLIIRDTNLHNLVVVVTISAQHLFEPVLKTLVADLIFLIIVGAVVMVLGRFLGGRERQRLQTQRELALARDYYMRVLDHLPVHIWRCDDLGRIDYTNGTLQAYCGATAGDLRPLVHPDDLASWQDANASRLHRRESSEQEFRLRRYDGQYRWMHEVAQPFHHQDGSFAGHLAACLDVTETREAQEKLTQSNAELEQFAYVASHDLREPLRMVSSYMGLIERRLGCKVESDIQEFLAFAKDGATRMDRLILDLLQYSRIGRMSTARRPLDLADCLSVALSNLGVMIDESRARLCIGALPTLNASDDDMVRLFQNLIANAIKYAQPGIAPEIRIDCQREAGSWRLSVQDNGIGIDRTYFDRVFRIFQRLHGRDDHGGGSGIGLSICKKIVESHGGRIWVDSAGTNQGCTFTFILPALNG
- the ilvC gene encoding ketol-acid reductoisomerase — encoded protein: MRVYYDRDADVNLIKGKKVAVVGYGSQGHAHALNLRDSGIKDVAVALRAGSATIKKAEGEGLKVMTPADAAAWADVVMILTPDELQAELYYRDLADNMKQNAALVFAHGLNVHFGLIVPRPDLDVFMVAPKGPGHTVRGEYLKGGGVPCLVAVAQNATGNALEIALSYASAIGGGRSGIIETNFREECETDLFGEQVVLCGGLTKLIQYGFETLVEAGYAPEMAYFECLHEVKLIVDLIYEGGIANMRYSISNTAEYGDYVTGPRIITEETKKEMKRVLEDIQQGRFVRDWMLECKAGQPSFKATRRIQSEHPIEQVGERLRGMMPWISKNKLVDKAKN
- the ilvN gene encoding acetolactate synthase small subunit; translated protein: MSKEQEIQRHTIAVLVANESGVLARVIGLFSGRGYNIESLTVAEVDTKEALSRITIVTSGTQMIVEQIKNQLRRLVPIYKVADLTTDGPHVSRELALVKVSSTGEKRVESLRIADIFRANVIDSTNESFVFEVVGATEKVDAFIKLMEPLGLVDVSRTGVAAIARGANPL